The sequence CGGCGACACCGCCAGCTACCGGCGCGAGAACCTGCCGCCACGGATGTTCCAGCGGCTCAAGCGCGGCCAGTATTCGGTGCAGGACGAACTGGACCTGCACGGCGCCACCGCCATCCAGGCCGAATCGCTGCTTCGCCAGTTCCTGGCCGAGGCCCACGACCACGAGTTCGGCTGCGTGCGCATCATCCACGGCAAGGGCCTGCAGGGTGACGGCGGCGCGCCGGTGCTGAAGAACCTGGTGGACCGCATGCTGCGGCTGCGCAGCGACGTGCTGGCCTTCCACTCCGCACCGCCCGCGCAGGGTGGCACCGGCGCGGTACTGGTGCTGCTGGCGCACTGAACCGTCGCCAGCAGTCCGAATGCCCTAGCCGTTGTCGCTACCGACTTCGCCCAGTTCGTGCAGCAGCGCGGTGGCATAGCTGCCCGGCGGGAGCGCGAACACCAGTTCCAGCACATCGTCGGCCGGCCAGGTCCAGGCAAGACCACCGACGGGCAGGCGCAGCGCCCGCCGCTCCTGCTTCAGCCCGGCCTGCTCCAGCCCCTGACGCAGGCGCATGGCAACGTCATCCTCCAGTGCCGCCAGCTCGGTGGCCGCGGCCTCGCCCGTGCAGCGCAGCTCGCCCTCGCCCCACAGCGGGCCGGTGGGATGGATGTCAAAGGACGCCAGACGCTGGGCCAATTCCTCGCTCATCGGCTCGGGACCGAACACGCTGCGACTGCCGGCCAGCATCCACACCTCGCCGTCCAGTCCCCGTTCCCAACTGCCCTGCTCCACGCGCCGCGCCAGCACGCGATTGAACAGCTCCGAGCGCGCGGCCGAGAGCAGGATCGAGCGCTGCTCGCGCTTGACCCGCTGCCCGCCGAACATCGCCAGGGCCTGGCCGATATTGCCGCCACCGCGCCCAAAGCGCTGCTCGCCAAACCAGTTGGGGATACCGCGCGCGGCGATCTGCGCCAGCCGCTCGTCGAGTTGGGCGCGATCACCCTGCACCTGCCGCAGCACCAGGGTGAAGCGGTTGCCTGCCAGTGCGCCGCGCGGCAGCTTGCGGTTGTGCCACACGCTGTGGCGGACCTGCAGCGTTTCATCCTGCAGGGTGGCCAGGTCCGGGGCCACGCGCCTGGGCAGGTGCACGCTGAAACGCTGGGTGGTGACCGCGTGGCGGTCCTTGAGGCCGGCGTAGCCGATGCCGATCTCACCGATCCCGGCCCAGCGGGACAGACGGCGCGCCACCTCCGCGGTGTTGAGGCCGCGCTTCTCCACGGTCAGCAACAGGTGCTCGCCCTCGCCATGGGCCTCGAACGCGTCGATCTCGTCGACCCGGAAATCCTCCGGCTGCGAGCGGATCCGCGCCTGCAGCAGCGGTTCCCCGAAGGCGCGCGGCAGCGAATTGCTCATGCGCGCACCAGCAGCACCACTGCCTGCGCGGCGATGCCTTCGCCACGGCCGGTAAAGCCCAGCTTCTCCGAGGTGGTGGCCTTGACGCTGACCGCGTCCAACGGCAGTCCCAGCACCCCGGCGATGCGCTCGCGCATGCCCAGCGCATGCGGGCCGACCTTGGGGCGCTCGCAGATCACGGTGACGTCGGCATTGCCGACCCGCCAGCCGCGCTCGCCCAGAAGTTCGTTGCAGTGCTGCAGGAAGCGGGTGCTGTCGGCGCCCTTCCAGCGGTCATCGCTGGGCGGGAAGTGCTGGCCAATGTCGCCCAGCGCCAGCGCACCGAGCATGGCATCGCACAGCGCGTGCAGCACCACGTCGCCGTCGCTGTGGGCCAGCACGCCACAGCTGTGCGGCACGCGCACGCCGCCCAACATCACGTGGTCGCCCTCGCCGAAGGCATGCACGTCGTAGCCCTGGCCGATGCGGATGGCAGGCAGCGCGGAAGGATTGTTCATGGTCATGGATGTTTCCGTTTCTGGGCCGCGCGCGGCGCCCCGACAGCCGCTGTCAGGCCGTGCGGCGCGACAGCTCGAACTCGAAGCGGGCCAGGTCGGCCGGCGTGGTGATCTTGAAGTTGTCCTCGGCGCCCTCGACCAGCAGCGGTCGCTGGCCCAGGCGCTCCATGGCCATGGCCTCGTCGGTGACCTCGACGCCACCACCGCGGGCATCCTGCAGTGCGCGCGCCAGCTGGTGGCGGCGGAACAACTGCGGGGTCAACGCACGCCACAGGCGTTCGCGCGGTTCGGTACGGTCGATGCCACCGTCGTCGCCCGCACGCTTGAGGGTGTCGCGTACCGGCGCGGCGAGGATCGCACCGACCGGGTCCATGCGTCCGACTTCCAGCAGCCGGCCCAGGTCGGCCTGGGCCAGGTTCGGGCGGGCGGCGTCGTGGACAAGCACGAAATCATCGGCACGCACGGATTCGGGCAGCGCCAGAAGGCCAGCCAGCACCGAATCGGCACGGGTCGCGCCGCCGGTGCAGGTCAGCACCGGCTTGCCTGCGGCCTCGGTCCAGCCCGGCCAGTCGGCATCGTTCCCGCCGATGACCACCATCACCCCGGCAACCACCGGGTGCTGCAGCAGTGCGTCGAGGGTGTGCGCCAGGATCATGCGGCCGCCGGCCAGCAGGTACTGCTTGGGCAGCGCGGCACCAAAGCGGGTACCGCGACCGGCAGCCGGGACCACTGCCCAGACCGAACCGCTCACGGAATGTCCCCGACATTGGCCGCGGGCGCGGCGGCTGATGCCGACGCGGCCCCGGTGGTGGCCGGAGCGTTCTCGACCACGCGATAGAACTTCTCGCCCGGCTTGATCATGCCCAGCTCGCTGCGCGCACGCTCCTCGATCGCGGCCTCGCCTTCCTTGAGATCCTGGACCTCGGCGGCGAGCGCGTCGTTGCGTTGCTGCAGGCCGGCGTTGTCGCGCTTCTGATGTTCGACCTGGGTCTCCAGCATCATCACTTCGCCGGAATTGCCCGGGCCGAACCAGAAGCGGTACTGCAGCCATGCCAGCAGCACGGCCAGCACCAGCAGCAGCCAGCGCCAGTTACGCATCGGATCAGCGCTTGAGCGAAACGAAGGCGTCGCGGCCGGCGTAGCGCGCGGCGGCACCCAGTGCTTCCTCGATGCGCAGCAGCTGGTTGTACTTGGCCACGCGGTCGGAGCGGCACAGCGAACCGGTCTTGATCTGGGTCGCGGTGGTGGCCACGGCGATGTCGGCGATCGTGGTGTCCTCGGTCTCGCCCGAGCGGTGCGACACGATGGCCGCGTACTTCGCCTTGTCGGCCATGGCGATGGCTTCCAGGGTCTCGGTGAGGGTGCCGATCTGGTTGACCTTGATCAGGATCGCGTTGGCGGTGCCCGACTCGATGCCTTCGGCGAAGATCTTCGGATTGGTGACGAACAGGTCGTCGCCGACCAGCTGCACCTTGCCGCCGATGCGCTCGGTCAGCAGCTTCCAGCCGGCCCAGTCGTTCTCGGCCAGGCCGTCCTCGATGGTGACGATCGGGTACTGCGCGGTCCAGTCGGCCAGGAAGTCGACGAACTGCTCGGAGGTCAGGCGCTTGTTCTCGCCGACCAGGTTGTACTTGCCGTTCTCGTAGAACTCGCTGGAGGCCACGTCCAGGCCCAGCAGGATGTCCTCGCCAGCGGTGTAACCGGCCTTGCCGATGGCTTCCAGGATGGTGTCCAGCGCCTCGACATTGGAGCGGAAGTCCGGAGCAAAGCCGCCCTCGTCGCCCACCGCGGTGCTCAGGCCGTGGCCCTTGAGCACAGACTTGAGCGCGTGGAAGACCTCGGTGCCGGCGCGCAGCGCCTCGGAGAACGAGTCAAAGCCGACCGGCAGGACCATGAACTCCTGGAAGTCGACGTTGTTGTCGGCATGCGCGCCGCCGTTGATGATGTTCATCATCGGCACCGGCAGCGACGGCGTGGCGCCGGTCCTGCCGGCCAGGTACTGCCACAGCGCCTGCTTCTTCGAGGCGGCAACGGCATGGGCGGTGGCCATCGAAACACCCAGCAGGGCGTTGGCGCCGAGCCGGCCCTTGT is a genomic window of Stenotrophomonas sp. Marseille-Q4652 containing:
- a CDS encoding Smr/MutS family protein — encoded protein: MSHSEDEDPAALFRAAIGEVKPLRNVTEPGVAKPRPKPRARMAERDEELAQGEFARLLRDSTPLEAGDTASYRRENLPPRMFQRLKRGQYSVQDELDLHGATAIQAESLLRQFLAEAHDHEFGCVRIIHGKGLQGDGGAPVLKNLVDRMLRLRSDVLAFHSAPPAQGGTGAVLVLLAH
- the truD gene encoding tRNA pseudouridine(13) synthase TruD, whose amino-acid sequence is MSNSLPRAFGEPLLQARIRSQPEDFRVDEIDAFEAHGEGEHLLLTVEKRGLNTAEVARRLSRWAGIGEIGIGYAGLKDRHAVTTQRFSVHLPRRVAPDLATLQDETLQVRHSVWHNRKLPRGALAGNRFTLVLRQVQGDRAQLDERLAQIAARGIPNWFGEQRFGRGGGNIGQALAMFGGQRVKREQRSILLSAARSELFNRVLARRVEQGSWERGLDGEVWMLAGSRSVFGPEPMSEELAQRLASFDIHPTGPLWGEGELRCTGEAAATELAALEDDVAMRLRQGLEQAGLKQERRALRLPVGGLAWTWPADDVLELVFALPPGSYATALLHELGEVGSDNG
- the ispF gene encoding 2-C-methyl-D-erythritol 2,4-cyclodiphosphate synthase; the encoded protein is MNNPSALPAIRIGQGYDVHAFGEGDHVMLGGVRVPHSCGVLAHSDGDVVLHALCDAMLGALALGDIGQHFPPSDDRWKGADSTRFLQHCNELLGERGWRVGNADVTVICERPKVGPHALGMRERIAGVLGLPLDAVSVKATTSEKLGFTGRGEGIAAQAVVLLVRA
- the ispD gene encoding 2-C-methyl-D-erythritol 4-phosphate cytidylyltransferase gives rise to the protein MSGSVWAVVPAAGRGTRFGAALPKQYLLAGGRMILAHTLDALLQHPVVAGVMVVIGGNDADWPGWTEAAGKPVLTCTGGATRADSVLAGLLALPESVRADDFVLVHDAARPNLAQADLGRLLEVGRMDPVGAILAAPVRDTLKRAGDDGGIDRTEPRERLWRALTPQLFRRHQLARALQDARGGGVEVTDEAMAMERLGQRPLLVEGAEDNFKITTPADLARFEFELSRRTA
- the ftsB gene encoding cell division protein FtsB — encoded protein: MRNWRWLLLVLAVLLAWLQYRFWFGPGNSGEVMMLETQVEHQKRDNAGLQQRNDALAAEVQDLKEGEAAIEERARSELGMIKPGEKFYRVVENAPATTGAASASAAAPAANVGDIP
- the eno gene encoding phosphopyruvate hydratase; this translates as MTTIRSIHAREILDSRGNPTLEAEVTLADGAFGRAAVPSGASTGTKEAVELRDGDKTRYLGKGVRDAVANVNGAIATALAGFDAEDQQGLDRRLIDLDGTENKGRLGANALLGVSMATAHAVAASKKQALWQYLAGRTGATPSLPVPMMNIINGGAHADNNVDFQEFMVLPVGFDSFSEALRAGTEVFHALKSVLKGHGLSTAVGDEGGFAPDFRSNVEALDTILEAIGKAGYTAGEDILLGLDVASSEFYENGKYNLVGENKRLTSEQFVDFLADWTAQYPIVTIEDGLAENDWAGWKLLTERIGGKVQLVGDDLFVTNPKIFAEGIESGTANAILIKVNQIGTLTETLEAIAMADKAKYAAIVSHRSGETEDTTIADIAVATTATQIKTGSLCRSDRVAKYNQLLRIEEALGAAARYAGRDAFVSLKR